One stretch of Deltaproteobacteria bacterium DNA includes these proteins:
- the thiE gene encoding thiamine phosphate synthase, with translation MTHDSPKRAGREALLREVDLYLVTGEEFSAGRSTPAVVDAALEAGVRMIQLREKRMTKRELTKLGEMCRAKTAAAGCLLIVNDHLDVALAIDADGVHLGHSDLPVEAARRIAPDFILGASSHHVDQAVEAERMGASYVNIGPIFPTKTKSSKVALGPRAVADVVAGVSIPVTCMGGIKLDNVDEVLIAGARIVSVVTAVTAATDIRTAVRELRDKILAARENAGQTGRSR, from the coding sequence ATGACACACGATTCCCCCAAACGTGCCGGCCGCGAAGCGCTTCTGCGCGAGGTCGACCTCTATCTCGTGACCGGAGAGGAGTTTTCCGCCGGCCGGTCCACGCCGGCCGTGGTCGACGCCGCCCTCGAGGCGGGCGTCCGGATGATCCAGCTTCGCGAAAAGCGCATGACCAAACGCGAACTGACGAAGCTCGGCGAGATGTGTCGCGCAAAGACCGCGGCGGCGGGCTGCCTGCTGATCGTCAACGATCACCTCGATGTCGCGCTGGCCATCGATGCGGATGGTGTCCACCTGGGCCACTCGGATTTGCCGGTGGAGGCCGCCCGGCGCATTGCGCCCGATTTCATTCTGGGCGCGAGCAGTCACCACGTCGACCAGGCCGTTGAGGCCGAGCGCATGGGTGCGTCGTACGTGAACATCGGCCCGATTTTTCCGACGAAGACGAAGTCCTCGAAGGTCGCGCTCGGTCCGCGCGCGGTGGCCGACGTCGTGGCCGGCGTGTCGATTCCCGTCACCTGCATGGGCGGTATCAAGCTGGACAACGTGGACGAGGTGCTGATTGCCGGCGCCCGGATCGTTTCGGTCGTTACGGCGGTCACGGCGGCGACGGATATCCGCACGGCGGTTCGGGAACTGCGCGACAAGATCCTCGCGGCGCGCGAAAACGCGGGTCAGACGGGCAGGTCGAGGTAG
- a CDS encoding UbiA prenyltransferase family protein, whose translation MIKRVVVFLKAIRALESTLMVGFPLIGTFFALTRVTCVEFVDILKFLPSTYGLVIYVYALNSWGGIETDRANVRLGHHPVLTGDITATQLLVVAFVGLAVSFFLYLTWLPKCFPIALSIFAVWTLYSHPDVLAKGRPVWGSVIHFTGGILQFLLGWVVVRDIDAPAVALALFFAGVFAAGHLNHEVKDHDADKSIGLRTNAVVFGPRRMLNVALAVFGVFAIYLVVVSSRGLIDWSLSWPFVAIFPLHVVAHVSLRPRSGEVYRRSYQVVYRALYVAAGIVTLTTQLLSIRIG comes from the coding sequence ATGATCAAGCGCGTCGTCGTATTTCTGAAGGCGATTCGCGCGCTCGAATCGACGCTGATGGTCGGGTTTCCGCTCATCGGCACGTTCTTCGCCCTGACCCGGGTGACGTGCGTCGAATTTGTGGACATCCTGAAATTCCTGCCGTCCACGTACGGCCTCGTCATCTACGTTTACGCACTCAACTCCTGGGGTGGGATCGAGACGGATCGCGCCAACGTCCGTCTTGGTCATCACCCGGTCCTCACCGGCGACATCACCGCGACGCAGCTTCTCGTCGTCGCCTTCGTCGGCCTCGCGGTGTCGTTTTTCCTGTATCTGACCTGGCTGCCGAAGTGCTTCCCCATCGCGCTGTCGATTTTCGCGGTTTGGACGCTCTATTCGCACCCGGACGTCTTGGCCAAAGGCCGGCCGGTCTGGGGCAGCGTCATTCATTTCACCGGCGGTATCTTGCAGTTTCTACTCGGCTGGGTTGTGGTTCGCGACATCGACGCGCCGGCCGTGGCCCTCGCGCTGTTCTTTGCGGGCGTGTTCGCCGCCGGGCATCTGAATCACGAGGTCAAGGATCACGACGCGGACAAATCCATCGGTCTTCGCACGAATGCGGTCGTCTTCGGGCCGCGCCGCATGCTGAATGTCGCCTTGGCGGTATTTGGCGTCTTTGCGATTTATCTCGTCGTCGTGTCTTCGCGCGGCCTGATCGACTGGTCGCTTTCCTGGCCCTTTGTCGCCATCTTCCCACTCCACGTGGTCGCCCACGTTTCCCTGCGCCCGCGTTCCGGCGAGGTCTATCGCCGCTCCTATCAGGTCGTCTATCGCGCATTGTATGTCGCGGCCGGAATCGTCACACTGACGACACAATTGCTCTCGATTCGCATCGGATAG